Within Mustela lutreola isolate mMusLut2 chromosome 10, mMusLut2.pri, whole genome shotgun sequence, the genomic segment tttctcccagtaccctactgttttgattactataactttgtagtatatcttgaaatccaagaagctgatacctccagctttgttctcctttctccagattgttttgcatgctgcacttcttataaaagtattctgaggtcatccaaattgccacccctccattctgcttggtttgatgctggtggggtttctttttttttttttttccttatctgagattttcatataataaccagtttattttctttctttaaatggtcCTCAAAAGGCCTGTGGCTTGGCATGCCAAGGGATGTAGATGATCAGTTGTGCCCTAGGAGCAGTAACCACATGGAACAGGGTCAAGCTGTGGTAACTTTACAGGGACTTCCACCTGCTCAGCCCCAACTATAAGACAATTCCTGACAttggagatgtgaaagaaaatgggaggggaggggcatcttaaaatctataaaatatggcatattgtCTCCTGTTTGTACTTTTACAATTTCTGATTTTGCAAATGGCCAAGCTGCCGCAGGGAACAAAAATGAGGTCCTAAGGTGGCAGAGACTGACCTGGCCAGCCCTGTACTGCACAGGCTATGCGTTACTGGATCAGTATGAATGGAGAAAGCAGGGGTGAGTCAGGgaagctgctgcctctccctacattgccttcatcacccacaaggagggggcccaaagccaaggaggacctcctggaactgagacaggggaggggaaaagaaagctgaacgATGCCACAGCTGCTGAACCATGACCAAAATATGGGGGAGAAGGCTGGAGGCAAATGTGCATGGTACACCGTGACATTTGGAGTCCTAGGTGACATAGAAGCTTAAGGATCCAACCTTGCTCAAACTGATTTTACATAATGATTTTATCTACTAATCAACCCAGAGGTGCAGAGAATGTaatagggcaatactatagaaaatgcttgagagaaatctctcttatgattgagataacctgatatttccattgattcattcattcgttcaacaattaTGTACTGAGTATTCTGTATCAAatcctcttctgaacacagaataaatcaggaaaaaagcccccacaaataccatttttatagcacatgcattcaaatagaagagagagaacagacagtaaataaataaatatataatatgtcaactgttgataagaagtcaaaagtagagagggacagaaactatgttcattgtgatggtgctggtgctggctgtgtgtgcagttaggggagattactctgataagaagacattggcagatccttgagtggattcagagaacaagacgggtacatttaagaagaggaaacaagtgcaaccccccaagggaggcacgcacttgctggactctgttagacactaaggaggctggtgagtggaggcagagacagctgagtgaagaggtgGGAGATGagttgagaaggaagttgagtgttaaattttgtaagactgaattttgtattgagtgaagtggggagccattggagatcttagagcagagaaataacaaggtctgacttttgtcttaaacggattgctttaactgctgagtggaaaataaactagaacagagcaaaaatggaatccagaagaccagataggagactattacaataactcaggctatagaagacggtgttttggaccacagtgggagtaactgaagtgtggagaactggtcagatttagaatatattttgaagatagaatccacagcttctaccaaagaattaaacgtgggcagtgaaagagatgaatcaagaatgactctacagtttcctgtttgagctattgcaaTACCAGCAGAGCTCcagaagaataagagcttggttttgaacatgttgggtttaactcatctaggtagatctggaaagcaggcagtgggagaaagctcaaaatccaggtctggactggaggtggagatgtggagtcatcaggagacagatggtagaagagggacagtcaccaaggactcagtgtagacagaggagaagtctgaggttgggtcctggagcacattcatactcagagatcagggaaatgagaagaaaccccaagtggaggggcttgtcctcactcagaagggattggaataagggttccacccaggtaaacttagtgggattctgtgggtcttctttccttaccgatttttctattcaagatttatttgacagagagagagaaagagagagagagagagcaggagcacacacatacagggggaagagacagaaggagagggagagaatctcaatcagattctccgttgagcatggagcctgacgtggggctcgatttcataaccctgagccaagattcacacgcttaaccacttagccacctacacacccacccaatttgtttttctttcttttttaaaaatatttaattcatttatttatttgacacagagagaaagagagagagatcacaagtaggaagagaggcaggcagagggagagggagaagcaggtttcctgctgagcagagagcctgatgtgagagcccgagacactgagaccatgatttgagctgaagccacccaggtgccctcaatttacttttctcagtgaagtcatcagaatggtcggtcatcagctgtatctgatggaaggtgttcagttctcactctgaacaaaatggctgtacattagaatccctgggagaattttaaaagcacacttatatccagaccctaattggatattaatctaattggttttacaccaattagatcagatcctctggaggtgggcactcctgtgttttaaagtcttccaggtgattcaaaagtgtggccagtgttgagaagccctggcttaaggttggaggaaagaagatgtgaaatagtcaaaatatttcatgagAAGAGCGGAGATtctgtcagtcagagaaacatacttggatttgtggctgagaatttaatgtgaaaggggcgcctgggtggctcagtgggttaagccgctgccttaggctcaggtcatgatctcagggtcctgggatcaagtcccacatcgggctctctgctcagcagggggcctgcttcccttcctctctctgtgatctcttcccttcctctctcctactgtgatctctctctgtcaaataaataaataaaatcttaaaaaaaaaaaaaaaacttaatgtgaaagcttccagcatcgttgcttttctcaccaaccaccttcagctgccaggggcagatgtaaggtggacagagggttgggtttttaccaaggtggggttgtatcaggtatgtatgatgtatgatggaggtgagagtatgggacagggattatagttatgggaaCGGACACTGTGCCAGctgcggaggcctgtgagaatttgggggaaggatcaaaaaccacagaaaatgaaatagggggacgcctgggtggctcagttggttaagcagctgcctttggctcaggccatgatcccagcgtcctgggatcaagtcccacatcgggctccttgctcggcagggagcctgcttctccctcagtctctgcctgccactctgtctgcctgtgctcgctctcgctccctctctctctctgacaaaaaaataaaatcttaaaaaaaaaagattctcttcaaaaaaagaaaatcaaataggtaaatggcttcttctgagtgacttagatagttaatacttcttgaaataatttagtgcagccagacccctgcaaagcagcacaaagaactctgatgagtgcttcaatctaccacttcttcctagggcttcaatcaattgctttcaacaagtgaacattgagatatttagagcaaacgaaaaaaaataaatattggaagttagcatttttttttaagattttatttatttatttgacagagacacaatgagataggaaatacaagcagggggagtgagagagggagaagcaggtttttcctctgagaagggagcccgacacggggctggattctcaggcccctgggatcatgacctgagccgaagggcagatgcttagcaattgagctacccaggctcccctggaagttagctttttatattcttggaaaatgggattttgtacatttatgtactttttctgtccccttgtggatattttccctcttgaaacacacccaacccctgctccacagttgtccagtaaaagaaagggatctgagtgccatccccaaagttcacttgcgtttaaaggagaaacaatcctgggaagctgttttacacaaaagagtagattgctcagttgtagaaactcaggtattataagaaaaagggagagatattccttactagaagggggacctgctcagcgtttctaaattcacattggtagattgttgaactgttgtaggctgagtgttaaaatcacatctttccctccgttttcttacagagacaatgatggttcttccaagattgtctgtgaaaggctaggcacctgcaaaaccacacatttgacctgagccatcacccaagtagaatgtaatctgctctcagatcataggagaaaaaagagagagagagagaatcccaagaagaaacactcaCATCAGGagtttcatcaaatttagtgcacgtctcaccatttatcttcatttgcggtaattttttaaataaacactaatgtcgaattgccctgcattacaacgagcaactcagttctcagaaaaccacgagtctccaacgtttgttctaattactaaagcagaagagcggacagagtttagaaaattttcaacaaggcttaaacaagagagattttccacttttttctaatcaggtcaacaaagataccactttccctacaaccttgtaggcagttggtatttttcagagatatcatttggttctttatagaaggcttaaagttggaggtccataaaaacgataatcaacttttatgtgtgccttctataggccagaaactgtgctaaatgaacagtatctaatttcatcctcctaataagccctgtgaagtcaatactactgactattctcactccaaggggaagcaaagcagatgcttcgagagttgaactcagttttccaagttcatacagctcgtatatgatggaatcaggacttgagctcagtctaatgccaggttggaccctcagtGGCAGCTACTGCAGTTTTTTTGaccgtcacctgcttccctcccccacccccgcccccatctcattcccatttagggataatcagccatacctaaatgacagtggccaggcaggaagggtggctactgggtttaattatttatatccagggggaagagtcgcctcgccccatacattctgcttcagctcttgccctgccaggggagtagccatccttcaaaccatcagtgttaattgctggtgagggatgaattaggcggcaggggtcacacacagtttactagtcatgcatatttctttcagaatatctaagtaccattcccttggagatgagaagaaatgatgggagggatgctaaaagggactcccagaaatatttctggaccagtcatgatcactagcccttaggatactcttggagtcattttactggttcttgaaatgagtgcacttgccctaggatggcttggcccctccgagtaatcagaagctcccaggatgggtcaaagattactttatttgctataattctgcaagttgaatgtatctctcagccatttcctgtgaatgctattatggggcaggcacagggggatgactatgggacagaaacatatcaggtgagagggatcctatgcttttgtatgaaggagaagcccattctccttggtgatgggagtttcccttctgctctgactcctgcccagccgggatcagtggggagcctcctcctttgggcgacaggtctctttctttctaaatcctctttttttgggccaaaaagcaagactacccttcttttcatctttcagctttttcatcctggccaacgacactcaaacaccctcGCCCCCAATTTGGGCAGCTAGACTATgccaagaggccacatactgggtatattacctcaggcccagtgtttggacttcactgaaccttaattgtaacatctgagaagggttggggaggcggatattgtgaggattcattaagacaatgttaaatttttatcacggagtcaaggaagatctcttgttaggaatgtgttcaatcttaccaggatagagggcaaaatagcattttacatatatttttttaataaagtatttcttttttaaaaattatttatttgacagagagacagagcaggaatacaagcagggggagtgggagagggagaagaaggcttcctgctgagcagggagcccaatgtgggcctccatcccaagaccctaagatcatgatctgagtggaaaaaagacgctttaagcactgagccacccaggttccctgcaaaatagcattttttaaaaagattttatttattaatttgacagacagagatcacaagtaggcagagaagcaggcagagagagagggagaagcaggctccccgctgagcagggagcccgatgcggggctccatcccaggaaccctgggatcatgacctgagctgaaggcagaggctttaacccaccgagccacccaggcaccccggaaaacagccttttaaacaatatttttatttttattttatacatatatatgtaaacatagaattgaatgtatacatataaatataatttgtaaacacatttgatatacatttatgtttatcctaggacgcaacactgccctcctgagcagcgcaagagggtgggtttttacagagaatcaccaaacagcttgacccaactgaagggccagccttgccctgctgcttaagagaaagccttgagttgggaaaggtttgacaaatactgagaaaaaccagtcaattaatatgttaaaaacactacccaaccacagtatgaactatttagacatatggctttaattttgactttagtcttcaaagcctaggggtccctggggaaagggggcagagggagagacaggaccagcttctctgtgggccaggtttctggggttgctcccagccctgcccccagagggaatgcccccacccagagctttgctcccagaagggcccctcccccagaaagccccttcccaaagggccctgccctttggccacaccctcagaggtcccattatccacccccaacaccctcacacccccctaccccgccaagcaccgccctcagaagggttctatggtgaagtcagtgtgcttctctctcactgtctaggaattactcagttttattttttactttgtgttttttgagcgaagtgggtggtgtaaggacctattttatatttttatattttagccagaggcttccattgaggttacacaataaccttgttgtttaacgcttaagctgtccctgctccccttctcccaggggacttacttaaaaacaagtcccggaaatcaacctcaggtaacaaagcccaaatacaagggtgggtcaggccaggtaagacatctgatcagtggagggttgcatactgtctccctagctaccaaggagtatgggtcccgccctttgtgagtcttttgggcgccaatcctaaccaaggtgataggctaggtcaaatatctactaaaaggtaagttgtaattcaattggtcacctagcatcactgtgcagctttctctgtgtgttacaatttaaTTGGCCACCTATGCatgaccaggcccaaccacatggcctatgtccttaaaagctagtccgtaaaggagagaggggttgacttctctgtaagaaaagcggccctggctggtcagtttgattcttgatgcttggtgcgaaataaagctttgtttgaccttcgctttgtatcagtctcgctattttaatcatggacccattattggggcataacaggtgggatagtggagcacgtacatagcggaggggacagcccactgtgggtatccaccattccttgcctcctcatttgcatgtactgctcgccctgtccagtgagcacagcatggaaatggacacctcgtgagtggtggtcaacgagactcgctgaccacgtgacgtctatgaccgagtcaacgggagctcgccttccctacagaccagagcttgctctgagcaccggcaggaggcggtggcctcttgtgagcagcccagaaccctgtcttgtcctttctcactcatgtcaactccctgtgttagccaagccttggaagtggtgacttaggagggaagggaaagaaaggcagcccccggctcctgatcctgtcaagttccttactcatcaggaagccgagggaggcagggtcggtggaacaggtgtgagtccccaggtgaggtaaagatggcagagctggtcttgtgcaggatttccacggttctgataagaagagggcacgtgggtgtgccccagctgtggaatccctgcgtgaattatttaacactgacattgcaccctgcgaagatgaatggcaagaatcatgcccataatcacattttaaaatttttatttgcttggaatgacattaaatgcaaatagaaaacagcagctatgccccttcagaagacagaccatggaggaaatgagctttctattttagtacctttaacaaacacttcctccctgtttttgcccaaagggccctatatcttcattttgcatggggcttgtaaattatgtagccagccctggggacagctgtgcagtgtctcaatgacccagtgcagggaatggcaggagcctccctccttgatacagtagtattacacaagcccctgaagctgaaacagaacttcaggataaagtctgagGGGGAgctcctcaaatttctgagtcatgggctgtcataaacaaaatatcaacagccgggtggcttaggcaacatgcaatttattttctcatggttctgggcgctggaagtccaagatcaaggtggcagtagggttcgattcttcaaacgtctctccttggcttgcagatagctgtgttctccactctgtcttcaaacgattgtccttcagtctgtactgtctgtgtcctaatctcttcttcctgtaagcacaacagtcctgttggcttgatgcccacccccagtgagctcgttttccctttatcacctctttaaaaatcctgtctctgaatactgccacaatctgagatgctgggtgttaggacgtcaatgtaggaatctgggggcatccaactaagcccataacaatagtcaaaactggatccgaaactgaaatttagacacattttaaaatgctaaaagtgtatatatatatatatatatatatatatatataatttttctggtaggcctgagatggttggtaggctgagatgtatttgtaacctttgagggaaacatcctttggaatgatcaaagagagcttctatgtaattccatacatccacaattaaaccccatagctttctattttggaatttggctgtttcgtgcttggtggcaaccaaaaccagcctagggcttttcttttgttttgacagaaaagtaggaggcagaggacttgagcatttagacatcttgctgctctttggtttaatcatactctactgagttgcccgaaactaattaagctcttggctctgtagaggagagatggtgttcattacatgtcattggctacattgttcctttttttaattgttgttaacatttgagttatttttcagtataagaggcaagctttatcttagtttgggctgatgtaacaagagcaccataaactaggtgctttattttttttttttttttaaagattttatttatttatcagagagagagagggagagcgagcgagcacaggcagacagaatggcaggcagaggcagagggagaagcaggctccccgctgagcaaggagtccgacgtgggactcgatcccaggacgttgggatcatgacccgaactgaaggcagctgcttaaccaactgagccacccaggcgtccctaaactaggtgctttaaagacatacttatttctctcagttctggaagctgggaagtctatgATCAAaaccctggaagattccgtgtctgttcaagtgtccacttcctgggtcacagatgaccatcttctccctataacctccaaggtggaggaggcgagggatctctgtggggtctctcttatggagacactaatctcgcccatgaggactccaccctcatgacctaaacatctcccaaggaccccatctcctagttatgtccctttggacattgagttttcaacttaagaatcctggagggatacactgtctacagtgagcttcgtcaaacatcttttatgttcaaggcactgttttttggcaaaattaatcatttcctacacatcctttgaagcacgagtatttctgcactttgtcttcctttagaacctttctctagagaggatcctaaaaagttcagaaaagatgcagaagaaacctgctggctagctcgtttttcacagtagagcagaattcattttgaagtaggttaatcttagaaatccaggcgaAGACACTTcacttgaaaatcatctcaaatgatcagttttgttagtatgagtaatagtaactataagatcaatagaacaactttttgttctactgtgggcctactgtgtgctgggtacctcggagcaCCTGAGTCGAACCATCTCGTGATCCTTCCAAcagcccactgagggtcacactgtcttctcctccacgttatggatgagccttaagtctgggccagaaatgacacaactttcccaatgccatattgctactgaggggccagctgggctctacgcccactctggtgccagagcctgtgattgcaaacgtgggctgcactagctgttcagaacaaaggactgttcatagaggtgacacagctaactcgtgagacccaccacccttttccctaaggtcatcccggtacagcctgcagtgatggcccaagttaagcattcgaacttggtgctgcagagggcgtgttttagggacaagattggtgttaaggggttctaatgaagcccagagggaatggaaggaaacaggacttggggaaatatctgggtccctggagcagtgatctccttttattactgtgcacctctctttcacaaaaataaataaatacgtaaatacatacatacatacatacaaaaatatttgcgtacataccaccaatttaagcaaatttttgataaattatagactctactactctaaattattatgcacattataaatgatatgcaaaagctaaacagt encodes:
- the LOC131810216 gene encoding conserved oligomeric Golgi complex subunit 2-like isoform X1, translating into MDEVIVEQIVESHPDGLKIMYANKLLEFVPHHCRLLREVTGGAISRKKRLGHRQYRLKDNRLKTEWRTQLSASQGETFEESNPTATLILDFQRPEP